ACAGCAGCTGTCAAATCCACTTATGCCACTCTGTGAGAATATATCTAATTTAGCATGTGTCCCAGTTCAGATGAGGCCAAAGGTCAATGGAGCCACGGGGGCTATCATGCAGCTTTTGTTGTCAGTGGGGATTAGCTGGTTTGTTGGGAGGCGTTTTGAGGTGATTATCTTTCGTCCGCTCCTGATATCTGTCCTTCCTTCGCTCCGTCTTTTTAACCACGTCTCTGCTCTGGTGTTCTTCTCAGACGAAGAGCCAGAGCTATCGGACAGAGAGGTCCCGTGCAGGAAGAAAGGACGGCCGAAGAAAAAGAAGGACACAAAGAAGAAGGACAAAGAGGGGAAACCCATCAAAGCAAAGAAACGCAAGAAGATTGTATGTTTGTTAAGCTGTCATGCTCTGGAGTTTCCACCCTGCTGAGTATATTACAATATCTTCATTATTTTCAATAGCTTCCTGTCTCGTTTCTTCTTCAGGACAGTGATGTAGAGAGAGACTCAGATAGAGAAAGAGACTACGGTGAGAACTCAGACAGCATAGCCAGCGACTATGGGACGGgcgagaaaaagaaaaagaagaaacataaagaaagaaaggagaagaaaaccaagaagaagaaaaaagatgacGGGGACCGAGACAGCAGTCAGGAGGAAACGgctaaagtaaaatatttcccAAAAGCACCTGAGTCCATGAACATAACTGATATCAAATTGCTCTGAAAAGTCTTTCTCATCTGACTGGTGGTTTCTTCTCAGCAACCAATAGAGCAGAAGACCTCAGCCCAGCTGGCAAAGGAGTGGGGTCTGGAGGATGTTGATCATACCTTCACTGAGGAAGACTACAGGGAACTCACCAACTATAAAGCCTTCAGCCAGTTCATGAGGTGAAGTGTTTCTCTTTTGGTTTCAGTGTCCCTCTACACTGACATTACCATGCAACAGGAACTGTTCTAAAACTACCAGCTGCATATTTGCACAGATACAATTGGCATTTGGTGGAAACTAGAACACAAATACTTTTCTTTGGCTCTGTCTTCCCCTGGCAGCTGTGTCTTTATCAGCACAGCTAGTTGTGTTATCCAGGCAGCAGTTGTGATAGTGTGCCAGTGGCAGCCTCTGTGGCTGACTCATACCTGTGTTTCCGCCGATAGCACAGAGAAATCCATAATTCCTAATACATGTGTATGCTGGGTAGCTATTTGGTTGTCAGATTCGGCTTTCTCAACTCTACTAGCAGACTGAGCTGTACAAGAAAACTCAGCTATTTTCAGCCAAATTGTCCCTATAGTCCTTCCACCAAATGCCTACAGTTATATCCTCTTTTGCAAATCCATTACATTTCATGGACAAAGCCTTGATGTGACtattgcacattttaaaaatgaaatcattgtTAGTTAACATTATAAGCTGAAAAAGTTTGTgtagatttctgttttttgcctGGCAAATGATCCCACCCTCTGGCTCCCAGGCCGATGATAGCCAAGAAGAACCCTAAGATCCCCATGTCAAAGATGATGACCATCCTGGGGGCCAAGTGGAGGGAGTTCAGCTCTAACAACCCCTTTAAGGGTAacgctgctgctgttgcagcagctgctgcagctgccgCCATCGCTGTTGCCGAGCAGGTCTCTGCAGCAACCGCATCGCCTGAGCCGCCACCGCAGCCGCCACCTATTAGAAAGGCCAAGACGAAAGAGGGCAAAGGTCAGTGGTCAGTTTCAGACCTGTAGCTTTCCCTCACCTGTACTGTACCTGCTTTAGCTTTTTGTGATGATTTAATCAACACGTTTTGTTGATGTGATGTGGAAAACCAGTTTCCATAAACTGACCCTGGACCATCAGGGCAGTGTGCGGTTTAACAGAATACCTGCTactttgtcattattttatGTCAAACGTTGCATATGATTTTATCACCTGTCCAGGTCCAGGCTATAAGAAACGCAGTAAAAGTCCTCGGGTATCAGACAAGAAAAAGGCTTTGGCAAAAGCTAAAAAGATGGCACCCATTCGTATTAAACTCTCGCCTATAGGTGctaagaggaagaagagctgcTCAGTGAGTAGAACGTTTAGAGAGTgttgttctttttattgtttttgttctctgtctgctcctctttctttcacttATTTCCTTGCTGCTTTCGTGTTCTCTGTCAGAGCGACGATATGGATGAGGACGAGTCTGAGCAGGAGGACTCCAGCGTTCACAGCTCCTCGGTTCGCTCTGACAGCTCCGGCCGCGTGAAGAAGAACAAGCGAGGGCGACCTtctaagaagaagaagaaaagtaaacCTGCTTATTCAGCACCTAGTTAGAAAAGATACACCTGTATGTTCACATCTGTTTCAATGCTCCTGTGTCACTCTGAATGTAACGCTGTGCCTGAACGCATCATGGCAGCAATTACATATTCATGAGAGAGACTCTCCAGACATCATGGGATACTTTCAGGTATTTGAGAGTCATTtgtgtctcctgtctctttgtGCTTGTCAACATGTGTCGTCTCCTGCCCCCTTCCAGTCCCAGGTGATGAAGAAGGGGACGGCTATGAGACGGATCATCAGGACTACTGCGAGGTGTGTCAGCAGGGCGGAGAGATCATCCTGTGTGACACCTGTCCCCGAGCTTATCACCTTGTCTGTCTTGAGCCTGAGCTGGACAAGGCCCCTGAGGGCAAGTGGAGCTGCCCGCACTGCGTGAGTACAACTCCACCAGtctgtttctgctttctgtttatCCACATCTTTAACAACATGGTCCTTTGGCAaacctgagagaaaaaaaatggttaaaagtggtttatttttgtgtgcttGGACAACCAGAAGAAAAGAGATTCTGTAGTTGCATAACACATTAGAGCGGAGACTTGGCTGAATAGATAATCCTGCCCAGACAAAGGCAGATGCCTGAAGTGGTGCTTCAGAGTGCTGAATGCTCATTTTTGCTCATCTTTACTCTGTGATGCAAAACAAGCTCAATTAATCAGCTCAGTTAAGATGACTTATATCAGCAGTTCAGAGAGGCCAGTCTGAAAGTGCTGACTCAGCAGCTGTCAACggtaaaagaaaacaacaccagTCTTCAAAGCCTGTGTGCAGTTTTATTGGATTATTGCATCTTTCCATTTAGTTTAATGGCATAAAATCCTTGTGTGATGAAAAACCAGACAATCTCAGTGAAAACTGGTGCAGTTTATGTCTTGTTCTGTATGTTGCATTCAGGGCCTCTGTTCTCAAAGCTCTCATgttgaatctgtgtgtgttagtagCAGTGTGTTTTGCTGTCAGGTGCCAAAATGATAATTCTCAAATTCTCCACCAAACGTTTCACTGTGTATGTtctggaaaaataaacacagagaaactTTGGCATAGTTCTGACAATAAATAATCATAATTGAAGTTGCCCAATTGCATTGCCTTTACTTCAGACTTctacttttctgtctgtcaacCTGTTTATTTAACCCAGTTCTCAGTTTTCAAATGTGACTGCTAACTCTGGAGTCTACCAGATACATCAGGCGTTCTTCTGATGACATTTGTTCATTGGTGATTGAATAGGAAATTTGCTCCTAAAAATTTTGTTACACTCATTGATACGGATTCTTCATAAAAAAGTAGACCTCTTGTATGTCCTGGTGGAGCCCCCTGAAGACCAGATGTGCCAGTCCAGGAAGTGATCCAGTAAACTgatagaaaatgaaatcatgaCTTTTATCTTCATATATTCATTACTCATGTTtgagtcaaatgttttttttcccaggaaAAAGAGGGAGTCCAGTGGGAAGCGAAAGATGAAGACTTTGAGGACTTTGAGGAGGACAGTGAGGACAGGGTAATATCAGAGGTCGGGGTCGGGATCCCCACTGgggcggaggaggaggacgacgaCCACATGGAGTTCTGTCGGGTGTGTAAAGACGGAGGTGAACTGTTGTGCTGTGacacctgcacctcctcctACCACATCCACTGTCTAAACCCGCCACTGCCAGAGATCCCCAACGGAGAGTGGCTGTGTCCGCGATGCAGGGTTAGTTGCCTTCCTcttctttgttctctctctATCTAGTCTAATCGTTTTAGGGCTTACATTGCTTTACAAGCCCATAAATCTAGGATTTATGAGTCACTTATTGATATAAGATGGAGGTGAATTGCATCTATTTCCTTATAAGAGAAGACGCCTAATGggacattaaaaaacattttcccaaatTTATGGCAGAGCAGAATCAAAAGCAAATTACATAATGATATTACAGACTGAAGCATGACTTTAATTTATGTTCAGTGCATTTTTGTCCACATATCATcttgtgcttttatttcagGCTCATGgctattttactttttacttgttttttcttggatttaaaaaaaaaaaatctgttccaCTTCCTACCATCACATAAAGCTACATATTTAGGTCTCAGTATCAAATGTGTTTCCACTCTAGTGCCCGCCAATCAAAGGACGTGTCCAGAAAATCCTCCACTGGCGATGGGGAGAACCTCCACCTCCCATTCCTGTGCCCCCTGCTCCTGACGCCCCACCTGAtgccccaccaccaccccccaTGAAGGGCAGACCCGAGAGGGAGTTCTTTGTCAAGTTGGCCGGGCAGTCCTACTGGCACTGTACCTGGATCACTGAGCTACAGGTGAGAGGAAAGATCAGTAATTCATGATGTTTGGCGAAGAGCAGGCTTAAGAACATCGTGCATCTGTTGTTACTAttagttgttttatgtgttttaaaaatgctcaAGGATCCAAGATGAGTAAAGCCATAAAAGAAAGgaataaaaaagacataaagTCGATATGAGGAGCAAGTGAGAACTGCTCAAAATGGTGGCAGAAAAAAATCGGCGTGCTGCTCATAAATACTTTACACCTGAAGAAAAttattctttgtctccatcttctTCCCTCTTTCCTCCAGCTGGAGATCTTCCACTCCGTGATGTACAGGAACTACCAGAGGAAGACGGATATGGATGAGCCTCCCAGTTTGGATTACGGATCAGGCGGCGAGGATGAGAACGGAGTGGGAAAGAGCGAGAAGAGGAGGGCCAAGGACCCCCAGTACGCCATCCTGGAGGACAAGTACTACAAATATGGCATCAAGCCTGAGTGGATGATGATCCACCGCATCATCAACCACAGGTGAGAGATTGTGTGAGCGTGCAATGTCTAGGTTTGTCTGTGCCAGTAGTTATTTCACCATCTATTTCCCATATTCAAAGTTTGTTAAACATAACATCTTAGAGCGTATTACTGATTTATTTACATGAATATGcatattacagtttttctcacatactctctgtactgtatgtgtgtgctccTGTCAGTGTGGACAAGAAAGGGATGTACCACTACCTAGTAAAATGGAGAGACCTGACCTATGACCAGTGTACCTGGGAGAGAGACGACCTAGAAATTCCTGACTTTAAAATTTACAAGGCCAACTACTGGAGACACAGGTGAGAACATTTTAACCTTGACTCAGCttaatgtggaaaaacaaacctgacTCTAACAGGAAAGAGCACAAGGTCAGTTttagttaaatgttaaatgctgaaaaatgGATTAAAATGACTGTGGTAATATTGTTGTTGCAGCTAttttaaatgtgagaatttAAATTACAACCTCCTGGTGGTTAATGAATAGTTCAGACAATATACAGTACTTCGCCCATATTTGCATGTATTACTCACATTTACATATCGCATTTGTTTGCTTCCTTGGCTGATTAATGTATTGACCCAGTGATAACTGCCTGTCGAACAGGGACGCGATAATGAAAGAGGACCCAGACAAACCCAGGAAGATAAGGAACAGAACCCAGGAGGGTGAAGAGGAGTCTCCTGCCTCACCGGTCACTGATGTGAGTGGACTGTAGCTTCAGATTCAATATTGAATCTCTGATGATGTTGaatattgatatattttatttctaattacaCTTTTTGTGTACTTTATATGTCGAGTACAAATTCATTTGCGTAGTTTAAGTTAGTTTTACTTACTTAATCAAGTTCTACTCTAGTGAATTAATTGTGTATAATAGGAGCAgcttatatttttattctgacttgactaaagtaaatgtaagaAGCTATAATAAAATGACTGGAATTAGTTTTACTAAACCTTTTACCAAACCATTAACAACTATCCAGTTAGAGCATAATGTTTGTGTATTGATCCAAAATACACTTAATTGTGTCCCAGTCACATCTTGTCTTTCTTCTggccttttgtttttccagcctACAATAAAATACGAGGAGCAGCCAGACTTTGTCACATCGACGGGCGGCACCCTGCACCTCTACCAGCTGGAGGGTCTGAACTGGCTGCGCTTTTCTTGGGCTCAGGGCACAGACACCATCCTGGCAGATGAGATGGGCCTTGGCAAGACCATCCAGACCATTGTTTTCCTCTACTCACTATTTAAGGAGGTACCAGAGCTTATTCCCTGCTGTCATCTTTTACTATGTCTTTGTGACAGCTGCGATTGAAGCAAAGTGTGGATttctcattctctgtctctcagggtCACACTAAAGGACCCTTCCTGGTCAGCGCTCCGCTCTCCACCATCATCAACTGGGAGAGAGAGTTTGAGATGTGGGCGCCCGACTTCTATGTGGTGACGTACACGGGAGACAAGGACAGTCGAGCCATCATCAGAGAAAACGAGTTCTCCTTTGACGACACTGCTGTCAAGGGAGGAAAGAAGGCTTTTAAACTGAGGGTGAGGAAGAAGGAGGGTAGTGATCACACAGATATAAGTAGGGAGGAAAATGTAGAGTAACATTAACCACTGTAATGTTCTCTCAtcctcttcctgctcttcctcctctcagAGAGAGGCTCCTATTAAATTCCACGTGCTGCTGACCTCCTATGAGTTGGTGACCATCGACCAGACGGCGCTCAAATCCATAGACTGGGCCTGTCTGGTGGTGGATGAGGCTCACCGCCTTAAGAACAACCAGTCCAAGGTACAATACTtacatggctgtgtgtgtcagggttAATTTAATAGAACCCAGTTAAGAACTGTCCCATATTATGTTATttaatgaaaagagaaatgttgTGCTTCAGATATTTAGTGAGTGGGgcattttacagctgaaaactAAACCTTTGAGTACTCTGGTGGACAAACCATGTAATGATGATAGTGTCTCTAAATGGACTGCAGTGtatttgacacatttttgatatttttatgtCACAGGTTTGTcttaattttactttaataaaCTTGAATACCTCATCAGTCatgtagaggtgtgtgtgtgtgtgtgtgtgtggggctcAGGGGGCCTGATGTAATACTGCCTTGAGTTCCCCTTAGACgtaataattataaataatatatatgaGAGTGATTTTAAGCTTTCGTCGTCTTTGCTTGCAGTTTTTCAGGCGTCTGAACGACTATAAAATCGACCACAAGCTGCTACTGACAGGAACTCCTCTACAAAACAACCTGGAGGAGCTGTTTCATCTGCTCAACTTCCTCACACCCAACCGCTTCAAGTAAGAAGTCTGCAAAATGACTCTTTATTCTGCCAGGTTTGATAAACTTAATTATGTTTGCTGCTGATCAAAATCCCCCGTCTGTGCAGTAATCTCGAGGGCTTCCTGGAAGAGTTTGCTGACATTTCCAAGGAGGACCAGATCAAGAAACTCCATGACCTGCTGGGGCCTCACATGCTGCGGAGGCTGAAGGCTGACGTCTTCAAGAACATGCCTGCCAAGACCGAGCTGATTGTCAGAGTGGAGCTGAGCCCTATGCAGAAGTACGATGCTGTGGGAATTCGAGTGGGAAATGTGGATGTTTTTTACTGGTTTCTTTTGGCTGGGACAAACCTGAGACATTCTGCTCTACTTTAATCCACTGGCCTAGATTTTTCTGTGAAGACACCGTGGACTGTTCAGATTAGCAGCAAAcatgattttagtttttgaagGACCAAACATCTGCAAATTTAAGTTAGGAATTGGTTGACAAGTGAGCCAAGGTTATCTATGAACAGGAATTCACTGGCTTTATTTCAGTCTGTGGCAGTTTTATTATAGCACTTGGTTTGTGATGCCGCAGTCTGAACATTTATTTGAGCTTTATCCCAGTTTTAAGTGACACATCCTGATATGTTTTCACAAGGAAAACTGAAAACCTTGGGCTGTGATGATCGAACCTTTTAAAAACCCAAAAGATGAAGTGTTATCTAAGCTTTTTCCATGAAAGTTTTCTGACTTCACAGGAACTGGCCATAATTACAGCATTTAATGGTAATTAACAAAGCCACAACTGAAACATTTGCTATTTTCCACTGACCAGTGTGTTTAAAATAGTTTAATAGCAGCCAATGTTGGTCTGCTAAATGTTATGTTAGTGGTAGAAATGAGACGACATCATGGAAACAGCAAGTGAAAGCAAACTCAAgagtatgtgtttttattaaaaatcaacaatgcagggtggagaggagaaagaggaaggaagttTATCGTAATCATTGTTACACGTGATTTACATTAAATAGGTGGGACACTAAgattagcattttatttatttttttacaacagaAAATACTACAAGCTGATTCTGACCAAGAACTTTGAGGCTCTGAACTCAAAAGGTGGAGGGAACCAGGTCTCCCTGCTCAACATCATGATGGACCTAAAAAAATGCTGCAACCACCCCTACCTCTTCCCTGTTGCCTCCATGGTgagaagagaaacagacaagTTCTCCAGTCTTTGATAGTACTTCACAACTTTTTACCTTGAGCTTTGACTCACTCCTAAAGTGCATAACAGTGACACCTTGTGGTGACGCAAGGTTGTGATCCTGTCCTGGGATCCTTGTGTTTTATGGTTAAAATTGCACACTCGTGTGCTGTGCACTGTTATTTACCTGGTggaattgtttgtttgtgtttgtaggaAGCCCAGAAAACACCCAGTGGTGCTTATGAGGGGTCGGCCCTCACTAAGTCTTCTGGGAAACTGATGCTGTTGCAGAAGATGTTGAGGAAACTAAAAGAGCAGGGGCACCGAGTACTGGTCTTctcacaggtacacacacacacacatactttacattagtgtacacacacacatcacatgtTATATTAGTCACATAACACCTCCAGAGAGCTCAGCATCAGGCTGCACTTccatctgtgtttatgtgcctGTGCAACCACCTATagatgaaaacatacacacacctcaccagctttctctcctctctttgtaGATGACTAAAATGCTGGATTTATTAGAAGATTTCCTGGACTATGAGGGCTATAAGTATGAGAGAATTGATGGAGGCATCACAGGAGCGCTGAGACAAGAGGCCATCGACCGCTTCAATGGTGAGATATCAGAAAATGTCTCATTAAAGGCTCAGCTGTCCATGATCTCTGCTGGTGACCAGTTCTGTCATTTTCTACGATTCTTGCACTAATGTGACACTTTGATTCACCAGACCTTCTAACTTTATTTTATCCATAAACTATTTCACAGTAGAGGAGTTATTGTATCTTGGTATATGTTGACATGGTGATTGAGGATTATGTATGAGTGATCCTTGTCACCCATTCCTAGTTTGGAGTTGACTCTCCTCCACTGCTGAGCAGATGGAAAAGCAAGTAGCTGGTGGGAGGAGATGAGGAATCAGGCAAAGGGGTCAGGTTTGAAAATGACTTAaagtgggtacggaaagtattcagaccccttttaaatttttcactctttgtgtcattgcagccatttgccaaaatcaaaaaagttcattttatttctcattaatgtacactcagcaccccatcttgacagaaaaaaacagaaatgtagaaatttttgcaaatttattaaaaaagaaaaactgaaatatcacatggtcataagtattcagaccctgtgctcagtattgagtagaagcacccttttgagctagtacagccatgagtcttcttgggaatgatgcaacaagtttttcacacctggatttggggatcctctgccattcttccttgcagatcctctccagttctgtcaggttggatggtgaacgttggtggacagccattttcaggtctctccagagatgctcaattgggtttaggtcagggctctggctgggccagtcaagaacggtcacagagttgttccgaagccactcctttgttattttagctgtgtgcttagggtcattgtcctgttgaaaggtgaaccttcggcccagtctgaggtcctgagcactctggaagaggttttcttccaggatatctctgtacttggccgcattcatctttctttcaattgcaaccagtcgtcctgtccctgcagctgaaaaacacccccacaacatgatgctcccaccaccatgtttcactgtagggattgtattgggcagctgatgagcagtgcctggttttctccacacataccgcttagaattaacgccaaaaagttcaatcttggtctcatcagaccagggaatcttatttctcatggtctgggagtccttcatgtgttttttggcaaactctatgcaggctttcatgtgtcttgcactgaggagaggcttccgtcgggccactctgccataaagccccgactggtggagggctgcagtgatagttgactttgtggaactttctcccatctccctactgcatctctggagctcagccacagtgatctttgggttcttctttacctctctcaccaaggctcttctcccacgattgctcagtttggctggacggccaggtctaggaagagttctggtcgtctcaaactttttccatttgaggattatggaggccactgagctcttaggaaccttgagtgttgcagaaattcttttgtaaccttggccagatctgtgccttgccacaattctgtctctgagctccttgggtggttccttcaacctcatgattctcatttgctctgacatgcactgtgagctgtaaggtcttatatagacaggtgtgtgcctttcctaatcaagtccaatcagtttaattaaacacagctggactccaatgaaggagcagaaccatctcaaggaggatcagaagaaatggacagcatgtgagttaaatatgagtgtcactgcaaagggtctgaatacttatgaccatgtgatatttcagtttttcttttttaataaatttgcaaaaatttctacatttctgtttttttctgtcaagatggggtgctgagtgtacattaatgagaaataaaatgaacttttttgattttggcaaatggctgcaatgacacaaagagtgaaaaatttaaaggggtctgaatactttccgtacccactgtatttagaAGAACCAGTCTCAAAATGACAGATTGCGTCTTGCATTTCGAAGGATCGTAAACACTGGGTTGTATGCAGGGTACGTTTTCATGCGGCAGTAGCACAAAGCAGTTTCTGAAGTTGTATAAGATGTATTAGAGCCTGTGGGTTTGCATTTATtctttataatattaaaatgtaacagGCCGTCAGAGCCACACAGGAAGACTACAGTAGGAATAACCTCAGTGACATAGgaagaaaataacaaatagaaaatgtgccagagaaaatgtttgcaaaaaaaGTGACAATTGTGTTACCACCATAAAGATAAAATTAGTAACTGTATGGATAGACTTTTTGTGTGAAGTTATTTGTGTTATGGTGTTGTCGTTTATAATGATGTTGTTATTGGTGGTGTTATCTCTCTGTTTCCAGCTCCTGGGGCctgtcagttttgtttcttgCTCTCCACCAGGGCGGGAGGTTTGGGCATCAACTTGGCCACAGCGGACACCGTCATCATCTTCGACTCTGACTGGAACCCTCACAACGACATCCAGGTAACATGAGGCTGGAAACTCGTAAAGAAGGGCACAATTATCTGCTTTTAAACTTCTTTTGTATCAAAACttgaaattgtttttcttgtccGTCTTAACGCAGGCCTTTAGTCGAGCCCACCGCATCGGACAGGCCAACAAGGTGATGATCTACCGCTTTGTGACGCGAGCCAGCGTGGAGGAGCGGATCACGCAGGTGGCCAAGAGGAAGATGATGCTGACTCACCTGGTGGTCCGGCCAGGCCTGGGATCTAAAGCTGGGTCCATGACCAAGCAGGAACTGGATGACATCCTCAAGTTTGGAACAGAAGAGCTCTTCAAGGACGAAGGCGAAGGTAACAACAGATATTGTTCAAATTGTTGAAAATTGTAGGCAAACGAGCCGCAATAGATATTCTTGTTAAACTAAAGTAGTTTTGGTAAAAGTTGCAGTGGGACTGATTCTCTTAGTGAAGAGCTGGCAGGCTTCTTTTCCTAAACGAAATTATTTTGTCAAAAGCATTCACTTTAATGTTCTTTCATCTTCACAGTTTTGGCCACAGGAATGACAATATAAttggttaaaagaaaaacatcatttgCTAAATTTTTCTGGAAGACgtggacacttttttttttttttttttttttttaactccacaTTTGCCAGGTATGAAGAATAGCTCAAGGGATAAGGTTGAGGATGAGGGCAACGTGATCCACTACGACAGTACTGCCATCGAGCGACTGCTGGACCGAAGCCAAGACGACACCGACGACTCGGACGTCCAGAACATGAACGAGTACCTCAGCTCGTTTAAAGTGGCCCAGTACATGGTCCGAGAGGAGGACAAGGTGTGAGGGAGCAGGATGTTACATTCACACACTGGAACGTAAAGAAGACAGGGGGCTTTGTTAGCGAGttcacatacattcacacaagTTTGTCTCAATATAAGTTTTTTAAAAGTGACGGGGGTGAGAAAAGAAGGTGAATTCAGATTCAGATACCTTGGCTTTAATGAATCAGTCACAATTTCCATCTTTTATTTAATGCGTCTACATGTCTGATGCTCCAGATTGAGGAGATTGAGCGAGAGATCATCAAACAGGAGGAGAACGTGGATCCAGATTATTGGGAGAAACTGCTGCGGCATCATTATGAGCAGCAACAGGAGGACCTGGCCAGCAAGCTGGGTAAAGGCAAGAGGAACCGCAAACCTGTCAACTACAATGATGGTGCACAGGAAGACCAAGGTAGGGACCTGGTTTGGATGTGTTCCTTTTTGGACCCGTTAGTCCGAAAAAGCTCAACTAAGCTGAGGAAACTCCTCTAAGTGTTTCATGTCAGTGACACCTTGGTATTAGGAACACATTAGCAGTACAAGAGGAGCCTAAGCCTcgatgtttttttattcattgttaagatttattgctgttttcttATGATCTCAGTTGAAGATAGAAAGATTGTTGCCTTCTGTTTGAGTTATTGTGAATGGGCCTGGCCTACTGACACACTACCATGTTCTGATCCAGAGTGGCATGCTGACATCTCAGATAACCAGTCCGAATATTCAGTGGGCTccgaggaggaggatgaggactTTGACGATCGGCCAGAAGGTAAGGagagatttaatttaaaaaaagagacgTCAAGCAGAGCAGCTCATGAACAATGAAAGATGTCTGTTGTAACACACACAGGTCTGTGTTGAATTACGGCCTGAAATTGATTTAGTTGTTACAGT
The window above is part of the Mastacembelus armatus chromosome 18, fMasArm1.2, whole genome shotgun sequence genome. Proteins encoded here:
- the chd3 gene encoding chromodomain-helicase-DNA-binding protein 3 isoform X4; translation: MSSPLRSCEEDEGMVVNSEGGDFDEEDDDGDLDENASDINSPAAPRETATPAAPDEEPELSDREVPCRKKGRPKKKKDTKKKDKEGKPIKAKKRKKILPVSFLLQDSDVERDSDRERDYGENSDSIASDYGTGEKKKKKKHKERKEKKTKKKKKDDGDRDSSQEETAKQPIEQKTSAQLAKEWGLEDVDHTFTEEDYRELTNYKAFSQFMRPMIAKKNPKIPMSKMMTILGAKWREFSSNNPFKGNAAAVAAAAAAAAIAVAEQVSAATASPEPPPQPPPIRKAKTKEGKGPGYKKRSKSPRVSDKKKALAKAKKMAPIRIKLSPIGAKRKKSCSSDDMDEDESEQEDSSVHSSSVRSDSSGRVKKNKRGRPSKKKKKIPGDEEGDGYETDHQDYCEVCQQGGEIILCDTCPRAYHLVCLEPELDKAPEGKWSCPHCEKEGVQWEAKDEDFEDFEEDSEDRVISEVGVGIPTGAEEEDDDHMEFCRVCKDGGELLCCDTCTSSYHIHCLNPPLPEIPNGEWLCPRCRCPPIKGRVQKILHWRWGEPPPPIPVPPAPDAPPDAPPPPPMKGRPEREFFVKLAGQSYWHCTWITELQLEIFHSVMYRNYQRKTDMDEPPSLDYGSGGEDENGVGKSEKRRAKDPQYAILEDKYYKYGIKPEWMMIHRIINHSVDKKGMYHYLVKWRDLTYDQCTWERDDLEIPDFKIYKANYWRHRDAIMKEDPDKPRKIRNRTQEGEEESPASPVTDPTIKYEEQPDFVTSTGGTLHLYQLEGLNWLRFSWAQGTDTILADEMGLGKTIQTIVFLYSLFKEGHTKGPFLVSAPLSTIINWEREFEMWAPDFYVVTYTGDKDSRAIIRENEFSFDDTAVKGGKKAFKLRREAPIKFHVLLTSYELVTIDQTALKSIDWACLVVDEAHRLKNNQSKFFRRLNDYKIDHKLLLTGTPLQNNLEELFHLLNFLTPNRFNNLEGFLEEFADISKEDQIKKLHDLLGPHMLRRLKADVFKNMPAKTELIVRVELSPMQKKYYKLILTKNFEALNSKGGGNQVSLLNIMMDLKKCCNHPYLFPVASMEAQKTPSGAYEGSALTKSSGKLMLLQKMLRKLKEQGHRVLVFSQMTKMLDLLEDFLDYEGYKYERIDGGITGALRQEAIDRFNAPGACQFCFLLSTRAGGLGINLATADTVIIFDSDWNPHNDIQAFSRAHRIGQANKVMIYRFVTRASVEERITQVAKRKMMLTHLVVRPGLGSKAGSMTKQELDDILKFGTEELFKDEGEGMKNSSRDKVEDEGNVIHYDSTAIERLLDRSQDDTDDSDVQNMNEYLSSFKVAQYMVREEDKIEEIEREIIKQEENVDPDYWEKLLRHHYEQQQEDLASKLGKGKRNRKPVNYNDGAQEDQEWHADISDNQSEYSVGSEEEDEDFDDRPEGRRQSRRQLRNEKDKPLPPLLARVGGNLEVLGFNTRQRKAFLNAVMRWGMPSQDAFSSQWLVRDLRGKTEKEFKAYVSLFMRHLCEPVADGAETFADGVPREGLCRQPVLTRIGVMSLVKKKIQEFEHINGRWSLPELKPEVSIDKSSSRASSPVVKTATPTPDASYNNTPCTSKPATPAPADKLEKNGKEGEKEEDKEEGEVLSEKEKDEGKEVDGSKTGDPEELSSSSKETSQSASPGQKSDGKEEGDLREEEKKETNDTPAAGSEEKKVQEESKEELKQSSKQDAEVKEEKSEGEKAGEEKEKDKEKRDETPAATEATDAKDKTEVSDVKKEEVRGEKDAGKEVKAAKEEVPKGNGKPLTERPRFMFNIADGGFTELHTLWQNEERAAISSGKMNEIWHRRHDFWLLAGIVIHGYARWQDIQNDPQFAIVNEPFKSQANKGNFLEMKNKFLARRFKCLRSPDFDGRMTDAPRPTY